Proteins co-encoded in one Arthrobacter globiformis genomic window:
- a CDS encoding TM2 domain-containing protein, whose amino-acid sequence MSHPGPTPPPPPSDYTTYGAPQYANGQLLDGQNAGQAYPGQYGAFPGQYGAEPQKSFLVTWLFSLLLGGLGVDRFYLGKIGTGIAKLLTLGGLGTWSLVDLIVTLAGRQTDKNRRPLAGYAQHKKVAVVVTVVLLVVNLVIGVFSGIAAAAVVRQAATPPIISAAPVTQESAAGSSAQPTTTEEAAAGEGRPHLEAQTLTGTGDDVKTVDLKGLPAVVTFTCKACSGNTALETNGAEILLVNTTGAYAGSHLVDTSAGAPTTEFNVSADSAWTLKIEDIDSVPTSTDKVSGHGDKVLYWDVASDKATITNKGESNFLVQGFGSEVPELAVNKIGDYSGTVKLSPGFVQVNSDGDWTITAK is encoded by the coding sequence ATGAGCCACCCCGGCCCAACCCCGCCGCCGCCGCCCTCCGACTACACCACCTACGGCGCGCCGCAGTATGCGAACGGGCAGTTGTTGGACGGGCAAAACGCTGGGCAGGCGTATCCGGGGCAGTACGGGGCCTTCCCGGGGCAGTACGGAGCGGAACCGCAGAAGTCCTTCCTGGTCACCTGGCTGTTTTCGCTGCTCCTTGGCGGCCTGGGCGTGGACCGCTTCTACCTCGGCAAGATCGGCACGGGCATCGCCAAGCTGCTGACGCTGGGCGGCCTGGGCACCTGGTCGCTCGTGGACCTGATCGTCACACTGGCCGGAAGGCAGACGGACAAGAACCGCCGGCCGCTGGCAGGGTATGCGCAGCACAAGAAGGTGGCCGTTGTGGTCACGGTTGTCCTTTTGGTGGTCAACCTGGTGATCGGTGTCTTCAGCGGGATTGCTGCTGCCGCTGTTGTCCGGCAGGCCGCCACCCCGCCGATCATCTCTGCGGCGCCTGTCACGCAGGAGAGCGCCGCCGGTTCCTCCGCGCAGCCCACAACCACCGAGGAAGCAGCTGCCGGGGAAGGCCGGCCCCACCTCGAGGCCCAGACGCTGACGGGTACCGGCGACGACGTCAAGACGGTTGACCTCAAGGGACTCCCGGCCGTGGTGACCTTCACTTGCAAGGCCTGCAGCGGCAACACCGCCCTGGAAACCAACGGCGCCGAGATACTGCTGGTCAACACCACCGGCGCCTACGCCGGTTCGCACCTCGTGGACACCAGCGCGGGTGCGCCCACCACCGAGTTCAACGTCAGCGCCGATTCCGCCTGGACGTTGAAAATCGAGGACATCGACAGCGTACCGACCTCCACGGACAAGGTCAGCGGCCACGGGGACAAGGTCCTCTACTGGGACGTGGCCAGCGACAAGGCAACCATCACCAACAAGGGCGAAAGCAACTTCCTGGTGCAGGGCTTCGGCAGCGAGGTTCCAGAGCTGGCAGTCAACAAGATCGGCGATTACAGCGGCACCGTGAAGCTCAGCCCCGGCTTCGTCCAGGTCAACTCCGACGGCGACTGGACCATCACGGCGAAGTAG
- a CDS encoding potassium channel family protein, translating into MHFEDTLLTVLGAGLILLMLADVFHTLLYPHGSGPVCRTIMRVFWFLSRRLKGRPGTLAAPVAMAAVIAAWAGLAIAGWALLYLPHLPEGFVYGDGVPQQGDFAEAAYISMVSLSTVGFGEVVAGSPIIRLLTGLQAITGFGLLTATVSWFLQLFPALNRRRALAHHLNLIRESVEPNGIAGLEPLHAAALLESLAIDVATVSIDLLSFRESYYFREVEQRGSLPDTISYAQQLAAEAQQSPNTELLFAGRMLDASLEELAAVLRGKFGHPGDTTSAVFDSYALHHKHRQR; encoded by the coding sequence ATGCACTTCGAGGACACGCTCTTGACGGTACTGGGAGCCGGACTGATTCTTCTGATGCTCGCGGACGTCTTCCATACCCTCCTTTATCCGCACGGCTCCGGACCTGTGTGCAGAACAATAATGCGTGTCTTCTGGTTCCTCTCGCGAAGGTTGAAAGGGCGCCCCGGCACACTGGCCGCTCCTGTGGCGATGGCCGCCGTCATTGCCGCATGGGCAGGTCTGGCGATTGCGGGGTGGGCGCTGCTTTACTTGCCGCACCTCCCGGAAGGTTTCGTGTACGGGGACGGCGTGCCACAGCAAGGAGATTTCGCCGAAGCAGCCTACATATCGATGGTGAGCCTCTCAACAGTGGGGTTCGGAGAAGTGGTTGCCGGCTCGCCGATCATCCGGCTGCTGACAGGACTCCAGGCGATCACGGGGTTCGGGCTGCTGACAGCCACAGTCTCGTGGTTCCTGCAGCTGTTCCCGGCGCTCAACCGCCGCCGAGCCCTTGCCCACCATCTGAACCTGATCAGGGAATCAGTTGAACCTAACGGCATTGCAGGACTGGAACCCTTGCACGCCGCTGCGCTGCTGGAATCCCTGGCCATAGACGTTGCCACGGTCAGCATCGATTTGCTGTCCTTTCGCGAGAGCTACTATTTCCGCGAGGTCGAACAACGGGGTTCCCTGCCGGACACCATCTCCTACGCCCAGCAGTTGGCTGCTGAGGCTCAACAAAGCCCGAACACCGAGCTCCTGTTTGCCGGACGAATGCTCGATGCATCGTTGGAGGAGCTGGCGGCAGTCCTCCGCGGCAAGTTCGGCCACCCGGGCGACACCACTTCAGCGGTCTTTGACAGCTACGCCCTGCACCATAAACACCGCCAGCGGTAG
- a CDS encoding DUF3592 domain-containing protein, with translation MKIVLYVIWALFVAGAVYSVLHVVRKAGRHEQLTAGWPRVQAAVTGSRDGWSGGAGNMRRNRRFWPTYQFTDSHGTLFMGESELSFAEQPVPGSPLEVAYNPANPDESFHVSSKTRITLGCLIPFFAVFAVALFWFIGVFPLG, from the coding sequence TTGAAAATCGTGCTGTACGTCATTTGGGCGCTGTTTGTTGCCGGCGCCGTCTACTCCGTCCTCCACGTGGTCAGGAAGGCCGGGCGGCACGAGCAGCTAACAGCCGGTTGGCCAAGGGTGCAGGCCGCCGTGACCGGCAGCCGGGACGGCTGGAGCGGCGGCGCAGGCAACATGAGGCGCAACCGCCGCTTCTGGCCCACGTACCAGTTCACCGACTCCCACGGTACGTTGTTCATGGGGGAATCAGAGCTTTCGTTTGCCGAACAGCCGGTGCCGGGGTCGCCGCTAGAGGTCGCTTACAACCCAGCCAACCCCGACGAGTCCTTCCACGTCTCCTCCAAGACGAGAATCACCCTGGGCTGCCTGATTCCGTTCTTCGCTGTCTTTGCCGTCGCCCTTTTCTGGTTCATCGGCGTCTTTCCGTTGGGCTGA
- a CDS encoding FAD-binding and (Fe-S)-binding domain-containing protein has product MKQTDRASAADAAAVEPSTEESGKARNAAQQKVLEKLTAAGISADSSPRRLAEYAYDASNYRVPPLAVVFPRSAEDVVAALAVCRATGTPLISRGGGTSMAGNAIGPGVVLDFSRHMNRIHGIDEAAGAVAVDPGVVLAVLTREVEQATGNRFTFAPDPSSKNRATVGGSLGNDACGNHSVRYGRTSDHVVELDVVTSDGARLTATATGLRATHPEDKQATARAAALTDELKELAHNNLADFRVELGRIQRQVSGYHLDNLLPEKGFNVARALVGSEGTCAILTGARMKLVPKPASALLVCLGYADVVDAARDIETILEFSPAAVEGIDEAIVDTMRFRRGEGAVVGLPEGKAWLYVDLDGDDPAEVESEANRLLVRLQENGRLVAGRPVPDPMERASLWRVREDGAGLSSRLSTGGESWPGWEDSAVAPKNLADYLADFRGLLDSYGLHGVMYGHFGAGCMHIRITYDLRSEEGRDVFRRFSADAARLVVRHGGSLSGEHGDGRARSQLLPLMYSPRMLEAFAAYRGVWDPAGILNPGSLTDPDPMDENLALDGVPQREWRTSFDLRPLHSGGGSTAETDNPAHAGGGGIDPWVHAVQGCIGVGRCRTDAGGVMCPSYRATRDEKDSTRGRARVLQDMVRGARTVEEGWKSEEVREVLDLCLSCKACSSDCPTGVDMASYKSEFLDHYYRGRRRPLSHFSLGWLPRWLKLTGRVAPLVNAVLATPLAKVAAVLGGLTTERSMPRFAGGSEWRREVAAAGVAMPGRNARKHDGGTRLSADVAARAGTEGADDVDTGEGVVLFVDTFTRGFRPEVAGAAARVLAGAGERTECSADACCGLTWISTGQLDTAKKLLGNAAEVLDDGTDRPIVVVEPSCAAALRKDLPELVRTDQAKRVAARVRSFASHVDQLAGAGWSPAPAEPLPERVMLQTHCHEYSVFGAGTQRAALAAVGITDVVDATGCCGVAGNFGFEKEHYEVSMQVAEQALAPALRSAGAEGVVLTDGFSCAMQVKQLDAERPGRHLAQLLDPGAG; this is encoded by the coding sequence ATGAAGCAGACTGACCGTGCCTCCGCTGCGGACGCCGCCGCCGTCGAACCTTCCACCGAAGAGTCCGGCAAAGCGCGCAACGCCGCACAGCAGAAGGTGCTGGAGAAACTGACTGCGGCCGGAATCAGCGCCGACAGCTCGCCGCGCCGGCTGGCCGAGTATGCGTACGACGCCTCCAACTACCGGGTGCCCCCGCTGGCCGTGGTGTTCCCGCGGTCCGCGGAAGACGTAGTGGCAGCGCTCGCGGTGTGCCGGGCGACGGGAACGCCACTGATCAGCCGCGGCGGCGGCACGTCAATGGCGGGCAACGCGATCGGGCCAGGCGTGGTGCTGGACTTCTCCCGGCACATGAACCGGATCCACGGGATCGACGAGGCGGCAGGCGCCGTGGCCGTGGACCCGGGCGTGGTGCTCGCCGTGCTCACACGCGAGGTGGAGCAGGCAACCGGCAACCGCTTCACCTTCGCCCCGGACCCGTCGTCGAAGAACCGCGCCACCGTGGGCGGCTCGCTGGGCAACGACGCGTGCGGCAACCATTCTGTCCGCTACGGCCGCACGTCTGACCACGTGGTGGAGCTCGACGTCGTCACCTCCGATGGTGCCCGGCTCACCGCCACTGCCACGGGGCTGCGCGCCACGCACCCGGAGGACAAGCAGGCAACGGCGCGCGCCGCTGCGCTGACGGATGAGCTCAAGGAACTGGCCCACAACAACCTGGCCGACTTCCGCGTGGAGCTGGGCCGGATCCAGCGGCAGGTCTCGGGGTACCACCTGGACAACCTGCTGCCGGAGAAGGGTTTCAACGTCGCCCGGGCCCTGGTGGGCTCCGAGGGTACGTGCGCGATCCTCACCGGAGCCCGGATGAAGCTGGTGCCCAAACCGGCGAGCGCTCTACTGGTGTGCCTCGGCTACGCGGACGTGGTGGACGCGGCGCGGGACATCGAAACCATCCTCGAGTTCTCCCCGGCTGCGGTGGAAGGCATCGATGAGGCGATCGTGGATACGATGCGCTTCCGCCGCGGCGAGGGCGCCGTAGTTGGTCTGCCGGAGGGCAAGGCCTGGCTGTATGTGGATCTCGACGGTGACGATCCCGCCGAAGTCGAGTCCGAGGCCAACCGGTTGCTGGTTCGCCTCCAAGAGAACGGGCGCCTCGTCGCGGGCCGGCCGGTGCCCGACCCGATGGAGCGGGCCTCGCTGTGGCGGGTACGCGAGGACGGGGCCGGGCTTTCGTCGCGCCTGTCCACGGGCGGTGAGTCTTGGCCGGGGTGGGAGGATTCCGCCGTCGCACCGAAGAACCTGGCCGATTACCTGGCGGACTTCCGCGGGCTGCTGGACAGCTACGGCCTGCACGGCGTCATGTACGGGCACTTCGGTGCCGGCTGCATGCACATCCGCATTACGTACGACCTGCGCTCTGAGGAGGGCCGGGACGTGTTCCGCCGGTTCTCGGCCGACGCCGCGCGGCTGGTGGTGCGGCACGGCGGCTCGCTCTCCGGCGAGCACGGCGACGGCCGGGCCCGGTCGCAGCTGCTGCCGCTGATGTATTCGCCGCGCATGCTGGAGGCGTTCGCCGCCTATCGCGGGGTGTGGGACCCGGCCGGCATCCTGAACCCGGGCTCGCTCACGGATCCGGATCCGATGGATGAGAACCTGGCGCTGGACGGGGTGCCGCAGCGCGAGTGGCGCACCAGCTTCGACCTCCGGCCGCTGCACTCCGGCGGGGGATCCACGGCTGAGACGGACAATCCGGCACACGCGGGCGGAGGTGGCATAGACCCGTGGGTCCACGCAGTCCAGGGCTGTATCGGCGTGGGCCGCTGCCGCACCGATGCCGGCGGCGTGATGTGCCCCAGCTACCGGGCAACCCGCGACGAGAAGGATTCCACCCGAGGCCGTGCCCGCGTGCTGCAGGACATGGTCCGAGGGGCGCGCACCGTGGAGGAGGGCTGGAAGTCCGAGGAGGTCCGCGAGGTGCTGGACCTCTGCCTGTCCTGCAAGGCGTGCTCCAGCGACTGCCCCACCGGCGTGGACATGGCCAGCTACAAGTCGGAGTTCCTCGACCACTACTACCGGGGCCGGAGGCGTCCGCTTTCGCACTTCTCCCTGGGCTGGCTGCCGCGCTGGCTGAAGCTGACCGGCCGCGTGGCGCCGCTGGTCAACGCTGTGCTGGCCACGCCGCTGGCCAAGGTGGCGGCCGTGCTGGGTGGGCTCACGACCGAGCGCTCGATGCCTCGGTTCGCGGGCGGCAGCGAATGGCGCAGGGAGGTTGCCGCGGCCGGCGTGGCGATGCCGGGCAGGAACGCCAGGAAGCACGACGGCGGGACCCGGCTGAGTGCCGACGTCGCCGCTCGCGCAGGCACTGAAGGTGCCGATGACGTAGATACCGGCGAGGGCGTAGTGCTGTTCGTGGACACGTTCACCAGGGGCTTCCGCCCCGAGGTGGCCGGGGCCGCGGCGCGGGTGCTGGCCGGCGCGGGGGAGCGGACCGAATGCTCGGCCGATGCCTGCTGCGGGCTGACCTGGATCTCCACAGGCCAGCTGGACACCGCCAAGAAGCTGCTGGGGAACGCAGCCGAAGTGCTGGACGACGGCACCGACCGCCCCATCGTGGTGGTGGAGCCCAGCTGCGCGGCCGCGCTGCGGAAGGATCTGCCCGAGCTGGTCCGCACGGACCAGGCCAAGCGGGTGGCGGCACGGGTGCGCAGCTTCGCCTCACATGTGGACCAGCTGGCAGGCGCCGGGTGGTCGCCGGCCCCGGCCGAACCGCTTCCGGAACGTGTGATGCTGCAGACGCACTGCCACGAGTACTCGGTCTTTGGTGCCGGAACGCAGCGGGCAGCGCTGGCCGCCGTCGGCATCACCGACGTAGTGGACGCCACCGGATGCTGCGGTGTGGCGGGCAACTTCGGCTTCGAGAAGGAGCACTACGAGGTGAGCATGCAGGTGGCCGAACAGGCACTTGCGCCGGCGCTGCGGAGCGCCGGCGCGGAGGGCGTGGTGCTGACCGACGGCTTCTCCTGCGCCATGCAGGTGAAGCAGTTGGACGCCGAGCGGCCCGGACGCCACCTTGCGCAGCTCCTCGATCCCGGCGCTGGTTGA
- a CDS encoding glycerophosphodiester phosphodiesterase family protein → MRKVLTAAAAVALFTAVIASTAGPAVAAPTADAGTPSPNAAGTAKPAIKTNEGNGSFDLQSHRGGRGEWTEESLAAFANSLKLGVSTLELDTHLTEDGKVIVWHDDTIQANKCVDTAAATPGDPEFPYVGDRVADLSLAQIKTLNCGFKQLPGYPEQRVVEGNRIAELKDVFQLANEYVAKKVRFNVETKVEDGQAGGGGSVALTKAVVTEIYMAGMSGRTTVQSFDWSTLNYTRKIAPQLPLVALSSGDAWLQVGKPGAAPELGGIDIDDYDGSLAKAAKAQGYDVISPAFASVTPKMIAEAHEFGLPVVPWTVNTTADMARLMDLGVDGIITDYPTRLRTLMEERGLKLPKAYAVAG, encoded by the coding sequence ATGCGCAAAGTCCTGACCGCAGCGGCCGCCGTCGCGCTTTTCACCGCCGTCATTGCCTCAACGGCGGGTCCCGCCGTCGCCGCCCCGACGGCGGACGCCGGAACGCCGTCGCCGAACGCTGCAGGAACAGCCAAGCCCGCTATCAAGACGAACGAGGGCAACGGCTCCTTTGACCTGCAGTCGCACCGCGGCGGCCGCGGCGAGTGGACCGAGGAATCGCTGGCCGCGTTCGCGAACTCGCTGAAGCTGGGTGTGAGCACGCTGGAGCTGGACACGCACCTGACCGAGGACGGCAAGGTGATCGTCTGGCACGACGACACGATCCAGGCCAACAAGTGCGTGGACACCGCCGCGGCCACACCGGGCGACCCCGAGTTCCCTTACGTCGGCGACCGGGTGGCGGACCTGTCGCTGGCCCAGATCAAGACGCTGAACTGCGGTTTCAAGCAGCTGCCCGGCTACCCGGAGCAGCGGGTGGTCGAGGGCAACCGCATCGCAGAGCTCAAGGACGTGTTCCAGCTGGCCAACGAGTACGTTGCCAAGAAGGTCCGCTTCAACGTGGAGACCAAAGTTGAGGACGGACAGGCCGGCGGCGGGGGCTCCGTGGCGCTCACCAAGGCCGTGGTCACCGAGATCTACATGGCGGGCATGTCCGGCCGCACCACCGTGCAGTCGTTCGACTGGTCCACGCTGAACTACACGAGGAAGATCGCCCCGCAGCTGCCGCTCGTGGCACTCTCCAGCGGCGATGCGTGGCTGCAGGTGGGCAAGCCCGGTGCGGCGCCCGAACTCGGCGGCATCGACATCGATGACTACGACGGTTCCCTGGCCAAGGCCGCCAAGGCACAGGGCTACGACGTCATCTCCCCCGCCTTCGCGTCCGTAACCCCGAAAATGATCGCCGAAGCCCACGAGTTCGGCCTGCCGGTCGTCCCGTGGACCGTGAACACCACCGCCGACATGGCACGCCTGATGGACCTTGGCGTGGACGGCATCATCACCGACTACCCCACCCGACTGCGCACCCTCATGGAGGAGCGCGGGCTGAAACTGCCGAAGGCTTACGCTGTGGCTGGCTAG
- a CDS encoding flavodoxin domain-containing protein, translating into MTVLVAYASAMGSTREIAQHVASRMAAALSGVECRSVEEVESVSGYEAVVVGSAIHNQAWLPPALEFFTQQTAELAKRPVWAFSVGMADALPKPFRNRGAALQQQRLEQVQFQEVPLRGHRVFSGVFRADQMSAPLRALFRLIGGRFGDVRDWEAVDAWTDQITAELAKPAPSASSGSDPA; encoded by the coding sequence ATGACTGTTCTGGTTGCCTATGCAAGTGCGATGGGTTCCACCCGGGAGATAGCCCAGCATGTTGCCTCACGTATGGCGGCTGCATTGAGCGGGGTCGAATGCCGGTCCGTGGAGGAGGTCGAGTCTGTCTCCGGCTACGAGGCTGTGGTGGTCGGCAGCGCCATCCACAACCAGGCGTGGCTGCCCCCGGCTTTGGAGTTCTTCACACAGCAGACGGCCGAATTGGCAAAACGGCCTGTCTGGGCGTTCAGCGTGGGAATGGCCGACGCCCTGCCAAAGCCGTTTCGCAATCGCGGTGCCGCACTTCAACAGCAACGCCTGGAACAAGTGCAGTTCCAGGAAGTTCCGCTTCGCGGCCACAGGGTCTTCTCCGGTGTGTTCAGGGCCGACCAGATGTCGGCACCGCTCCGGGCGTTGTTTCGGCTCATCGGCGGTCGGTTCGGAGACGTGCGGGACTGGGAGGCTGTCGACGCCTGGACAGACCAGATCACAGCCGAACTCGCTAAACCTGCCCCGTCCGCGTCTTCGGGCAGTGACCCGGCATAG
- a CDS encoding SAM-dependent methyltransferase, whose product MTEPTGSTELEGGAKFKDQGLPMTALAVAAGRAVETSRADPLVADPFASALVVAARSHLDLPTVWPAEPAEAPPLQQPLLLASIYIGMRTRFIDDFLRSDPRTAQTVVLGAGLDTRAFRLQWPEGAKVIEIDSANVLEFKAHVLSRLSAKPVCELITLAADLSLPWREPLLAAGFDPAQPTTWVLEGLLPYLDAATQRVVLEEVAALSAPGSRAVIERAVALPKTDDIEAKLLEFSQQTGLPMSELLARADPPDPVELLESAGWRCGGHTVEELCSRYGRVLSLAPADQSEPAASGPEQQPTPDQSRGGFVTAWLP is encoded by the coding sequence GTGACAGAACCTACGGGCAGCACCGAACTTGAGGGCGGCGCCAAATTTAAGGACCAGGGGCTGCCGATGACGGCACTGGCCGTGGCGGCGGGCCGTGCCGTCGAGACGTCGCGGGCCGACCCGCTCGTGGCGGATCCGTTCGCTTCCGCCTTGGTGGTGGCCGCGCGCTCCCACCTGGACCTGCCGACGGTGTGGCCGGCGGAACCGGCGGAGGCTCCTCCCCTGCAGCAGCCGCTCCTGCTGGCTTCCATCTACATCGGGATGCGGACCAGGTTTATCGACGACTTCCTGCGGTCCGACCCACGCACCGCGCAGACGGTGGTTCTCGGCGCAGGGCTCGATACCCGGGCCTTCCGGCTGCAGTGGCCGGAAGGTGCCAAGGTCATTGAGATCGACAGCGCCAACGTCCTGGAGTTCAAGGCCCATGTGCTGAGCCGGCTTTCGGCGAAGCCGGTGTGCGAGCTGATCACCCTGGCTGCGGACCTTTCCCTGCCGTGGCGGGAGCCGTTGCTGGCTGCCGGTTTTGACCCTGCCCAGCCCACCACCTGGGTCCTCGAGGGCCTGCTACCGTACCTTGATGCCGCTACCCAGCGTGTGGTGCTGGAGGAAGTTGCGGCGTTGTCGGCGCCGGGCTCCCGGGCGGTGATTGAGCGTGCCGTGGCCCTGCCAAAGACCGACGACATTGAAGCCAAGCTGCTCGAGTTCAGCCAGCAGACGGGCCTGCCCATGAGCGAACTGCTGGCGCGGGCCGATCCGCCTGATCCCGTGGAGTTGCTCGAGTCAGCAGGCTGGCGCTGCGGCGGGCACACCGTCGAGGAGCTGTGTTCCAGGTACGGCAGGGTGCTGTCGCTGGCCCCCGCAGACCAATCTGAACCAGCCGCGTCCGGCCCGGAGCAGCAGCCGACTCCCGACCAGTCCCGGGGCGGCTTCGTCACCGCCTGGCTGCCGTAG
- a CDS encoding HAD hydrolase-like protein, whose amino-acid sequence MTLLQQARPPLTGISCVLFDMDGTLLDSAPGVTASAARALAAVGAQVPAMDKLRQFVGPPMIESFRTVSRLDDITAQRALQHYRKAYADHGAEQSSPYDGIIELLDHLHSAGMPMAVATSKVEDQAVRLARRFGIEGYFINICGASDRDGRASKAEVVAELLLRLQSEGVDISGPVMIGDRSYDIAGAAQHGIPTIFVLWGYGDAGEASQASAVVSSPAALLPLIVANRGPWDDQQRSWPAM is encoded by the coding sequence ATGACACTTCTGCAGCAAGCTCGGCCACCTCTCACCGGCATTAGCTGCGTCCTGTTCGACATGGACGGAACGCTGCTGGATTCAGCACCCGGCGTTACGGCAAGTGCTGCCCGGGCCCTGGCCGCCGTAGGCGCGCAGGTCCCCGCGATGGACAAACTGCGGCAATTCGTCGGGCCGCCGATGATCGAGTCCTTCAGAACAGTCTCACGGTTGGACGACATAACCGCCCAAAGGGCCCTCCAACACTACCGCAAGGCATACGCCGACCACGGCGCTGAACAGTCCAGCCCATACGACGGGATCATCGAACTGCTTGACCACCTGCACTCGGCCGGCATGCCGATGGCTGTCGCCACCTCCAAGGTGGAAGATCAAGCGGTAAGACTCGCACGAAGGTTTGGAATCGAGGGCTACTTCATCAACATCTGCGGGGCGTCCGACCGCGACGGAAGAGCAAGCAAGGCAGAGGTCGTCGCCGAACTGCTGCTCCGCCTTCAATCCGAAGGCGTAGACATCTCCGGTCCCGTGATGATCGGAGACCGGAGCTACGACATCGCTGGAGCCGCCCAACACGGAATCCCGACGATATTCGTGCTCTGGGGCTACGGGGACGCCGGGGAAGCGTCGCAGGCGTCCGCCGTTGTCTCCTCCCCCGCTGCCCTGCTGCCACTGATCGTGGCCAACCGCGGCCCGTGGGATGACCAGCAGAGGTCCTGGCCTGCCATGTGA
- a CDS encoding Lrp/AsnC family transcriptional regulator, with amino-acid sequence MDRVSLDQIDQRILAELTKNARMSHAELATKVLLSRNAVRQRIERMERQGYIQGYTIVAGPPGQGPVSAFLMVYRKDRVRGSDVITELRSIPEVVLCDVVSGDFDLLVRVEARSLERVQEIWEQIAAIPGVTDTVTAMTLSSYIRRGPGGARGPSGSISS; translated from the coding sequence ATGGATCGAGTGAGTCTTGATCAGATAGACCAGAGGATTCTTGCGGAGCTAACGAAGAACGCTCGGATGAGCCACGCGGAGCTGGCGACCAAAGTCCTGCTGTCGAGGAATGCCGTGCGCCAACGGATCGAACGGATGGAACGGCAAGGCTACATTCAGGGGTACACGATCGTTGCCGGCCCACCGGGGCAGGGGCCGGTGTCCGCCTTCCTGATGGTTTACAGGAAGGACCGGGTGCGGGGGTCGGACGTCATCACCGAACTGCGGTCGATTCCTGAAGTGGTTTTGTGTGATGTCGTGAGCGGCGACTTTGACCTGCTGGTGAGGGTCGAGGCCAGGTCGCTGGAGAGGGTTCAGGAGATCTGGGAGCAGATTGCGGCCATTCCCGGCGTCACGGACACGGTGACGGCCATGACCCTGTCAAGTTACATCAGGCGGGGCCCCGGAGGTGCCCGCGGCCCATCCGGTTCCATCAGTTCCTGA
- a CDS encoding aldehyde dehydrogenase family protein: MPESTLCSTETALPQFHDVTSPYDGRVVGAVSLTEATAGKAVIETARTGARKARALSRGARGKILDGAAMQIEQRSEEFALTIVSEAGKTIRQARKEVLRAVNTLRLSAAEARRNAGEVIPFDSYEGSEDRTGWYSREPLGIIAAITPFNDPLNLVAHKVGPAIAGGNAVILKPSVLTPLSAQLLVDALVSSGLPPEALTIVHGGREVAETIIRSRDVRMVSFTGGFCTGESIARTAGLKKLSMDLGGNAPVIVLDDADIGNAVESCVSGAFWAAGQNCVGVQRILIAAPVYGAFRRRFLEVAAKLVAGDPSDERTDVGPMISPAALHELQAKLDEALGAGAVLLSGNVTDGNVLHPTVLEAVPTDSRLWKQEVFGPVVMFRQFSTFEEAIEVANAIEFSLHAGIFTDSLARAMEAAQQLEAGGVMINDSSDYRFDGMPFGGAKYGSMGREGVHFAYEEMTQPKVICIRN, translated from the coding sequence ATGCCTGAATCCACACTGTGTTCGACAGAAACCGCCCTGCCACAGTTCCATGACGTGACGAGCCCCTACGACGGCAGGGTGGTCGGTGCGGTTTCGCTGACCGAAGCCACCGCCGGCAAAGCCGTGATCGAAACGGCCCGCACCGGCGCCCGGAAGGCACGTGCCCTGTCCCGCGGCGCACGCGGGAAGATCCTGGACGGTGCCGCAATGCAGATCGAGCAGCGCAGCGAGGAGTTCGCACTGACGATAGTGTCCGAGGCCGGGAAAACGATCCGCCAGGCACGGAAGGAAGTGCTGCGCGCGGTCAACACGCTCCGCCTGTCCGCTGCCGAAGCGCGCCGGAACGCAGGCGAAGTCATCCCCTTCGACTCCTATGAAGGCTCAGAGGACCGCACCGGGTGGTACTCGCGCGAACCACTGGGCATCATTGCCGCGATCACCCCATTCAACGACCCCCTCAACCTGGTGGCGCACAAAGTCGGCCCGGCAATCGCCGGAGGAAACGCCGTGATTCTCAAACCCTCTGTGCTGACGCCGCTGTCAGCCCAGCTGCTCGTGGACGCTCTCGTGAGCTCAGGGCTCCCTCCGGAGGCCCTCACCATTGTCCACGGCGGCCGGGAAGTGGCCGAGACAATCATCAGGTCCCGGGACGTACGAATGGTGTCCTTCACCGGGGGGTTCTGCACGGGTGAGAGCATCGCCCGCACAGCCGGCTTGAAGAAGCTGTCCATGGATCTCGGCGGAAACGCACCCGTGATCGTCCTGGACGATGCCGACATCGGAAATGCAGTGGAATCCTGCGTCTCCGGAGCATTTTGGGCCGCCGGCCAGAACTGTGTGGGGGTGCAGCGGATTCTCATAGCCGCACCGGTGTACGGCGCGTTCCGTCGGCGCTTCCTGGAGGTGGCGGCCAAGTTGGTTGCCGGAGATCCTTCAGATGAACGGACGGACGTCGGGCCCATGATCAGCCCAGCCGCCCTGCATGAGCTCCAAGCCAAGCTGGACGAGGCCCTCGGAGCCGGCGCTGTCCTTCTTTCAGGCAATGTCACGGACGGCAATGTGCTTCACCCGACCGTCCTGGAAGCGGTCCCGACGGACAGCCGGCTGTGGAAGCAGGAGGTTTTCGGGCCCGTGGTCATGTTCCGCCAGTTCAGCACGTTCGAAGAGGCCATCGAAGTCGCTAACGCCATCGAGTTCAGTCTTCATGCGGGCATCTTCACCGACTCCCTGGCCCGGGCCATGGAGGCAGCCCAACAGCTCGAAGCAGGCGGCGTCATGATCAACGACTCCTCTGATTACCGCTTCGACGGCATGCCGTTCGGCGGGGCCAAGTACGGAAGCATGGGCAGGGAGGGCGTCCATTTCGCGTATGAGGAGATGACCCAGCCAAAGGTCATCTGCATCAGGAACTGA